Proteins from one Hydrogenophaga sp. SL48 genomic window:
- a CDS encoding amidohydrolase family protein, producing the protein MRIIDLHCYPGTPTWIESQGPYPAELARYWKRDWVGKSEKDVIAEFTGAGVEACLVALDLETTVAAPPCTNEYVHGMWKRHPQRVIQCWGAVEPAKGEIAMIQARKAIKELGFIGFHFHPIMQHFAVSDRRHYPLFEEINAMGAAVMVDVGTTGMGAGMPGGNGALVRHAHPEHIDQLAADFPNLKIIMAHPGWPWVDETTAVALHKGNVYWEMSGWAPKHFPGNLKVDIRGRLQDKIMFGSDYPSLPYERILREWDELGYKPEVMEKIMHGNAEHLLGL; encoded by the coding sequence ATGCGCATCATCGACCTGCACTGCTACCCGGGCACCCCCACCTGGATCGAATCACAAGGGCCCTACCCGGCCGAACTCGCCCGCTACTGGAAACGCGACTGGGTGGGCAAGAGCGAAAAGGACGTGATCGCCGAGTTCACCGGCGCGGGCGTCGAGGCCTGCCTCGTGGCGCTCGACCTGGAGACCACCGTGGCCGCCCCGCCCTGCACCAACGAGTACGTGCACGGCATGTGGAAACGCCACCCGCAGCGCGTGATCCAGTGCTGGGGCGCGGTGGAACCGGCCAAGGGCGAGATCGCGATGATCCAGGCCCGCAAGGCCATCAAGGAACTGGGCTTCATCGGCTTTCACTTCCACCCCATCATGCAGCACTTCGCCGTGAGCGACCGCCGCCACTACCCGCTGTTCGAAGAGATCAACGCCATGGGCGCGGCGGTGATGGTGGACGTGGGCACCACCGGCATGGGTGCCGGCATGCCGGGCGGCAACGGCGCGCTGGTGCGCCACGCCCACCCCGAGCACATCGACCAGCTCGCGGCCGATTTCCCGAACCTCAAGATCATCATGGCCCACCCCGGTTGGCCCTGGGTCGACGAGACCACGGCCGTGGCTCTGCACAAAGGCAACGTGTACTGGGAGATGTCGGGCTGGGCGCCCAAGCACTTCCCGGGCAACCTCAAGGTGGACATCCGCGGCCGCCTGCAGGACAAGATCATGTTCGGCAGTGACTACCCCAGCCTGCCCTATGAGCGCATCCTGCGTGAGTGGGACGAGCTGGGCTACAAGCCCGAGGTGATGGAAAAAATCATGCACGGGAACGCCGAGCACTTGCTCGGCTTGTAA
- a CDS encoding (2,3-dihydroxybenzoyl)adenylate synthase codes for MLEGFVPFPPDYAARYRAKGYWQDRSLAQEFDAVFRQHADRVALIDGDVIYTYAELDRVSSNLALNLLELGLQPLDRVVPTLPNVHEFVVLYFALQKIGCIPIAALVTHRYAEISQFVQLSGATTAVYPDTSGDFAFAPVITRVQAENPSLRFRIVLGEAGAGEVSLRELIKKPATLPASRLADIKIDPTDPCIFQLSGGTTGIPKLIPRTNNDYAYNSKVAAEVTEITADSTLLLVLPIAHNLPLACPGIQGFMFKGAKVVLHGNTRPAEMCALIEKHKVTHLKVVPALLIRLINDPAVEDHRLDSLKVIQSGGQRMQPEVRAKTRALIPGVFVQENFGMSEGTLMFVRASDPEEVKLETCGRPVCEDDEVLLLDDEGNPVPDGEVGEFTVRGPYTLRGYYGVPEYNARQFTPEGFYRSGDLMRKHPSGNYIVEGRKKDLINRGGEKISAEEVENLILMHPAVQNVACVPMPDPAMGEKMCAFVILKPGKALHLKELVGFLLTKEIAKFKLPERLEVLPDFPVSTFGKVSKKALGELVAQKLQAEQTAAASAATAH; via the coding sequence ATGCTTGAAGGATTCGTTCCCTTTCCTCCCGACTACGCCGCGCGCTACCGCGCCAAGGGCTACTGGCAGGACCGGTCGCTGGCGCAGGAATTCGACGCGGTGTTCAGACAGCACGCGGACCGCGTGGCGCTGATCGACGGCGACGTGATCTACACCTACGCCGAGCTCGACCGCGTCAGCTCCAACCTCGCGCTCAACCTGCTCGAACTCGGCCTGCAGCCACTCGACCGCGTGGTGCCCACGCTGCCCAACGTGCACGAGTTCGTGGTGCTGTATTTCGCGCTGCAGAAGATCGGCTGCATCCCCATCGCGGCCCTGGTCACCCACCGCTACGCCGAGATCAGCCAGTTCGTTCAGCTGTCCGGCGCCACGACGGCGGTCTACCCCGACACGTCGGGCGACTTCGCCTTTGCGCCAGTGATCACCCGCGTGCAGGCCGAGAACCCGTCGCTGAGGTTCCGCATCGTGCTGGGTGAGGCCGGCGCGGGCGAGGTGTCGTTGCGCGAGCTGATCAAGAAGCCCGCCACGCTGCCGGCCTCGCGCCTGGCCGACATAAAAATCGACCCGACCGACCCCTGCATCTTCCAGCTCTCGGGCGGCACCACCGGCATCCCCAAGCTGATCCCGCGCACCAACAACGACTACGCCTACAACTCCAAGGTGGCCGCCGAGGTGACCGAGATCACGGCCGATTCCACGCTGCTGCTGGTACTGCCCATCGCGCACAACCTGCCGCTGGCCTGCCCCGGCATCCAGGGCTTCATGTTCAAGGGCGCCAAGGTGGTGTTGCACGGCAACACGCGGCCGGCCGAGATGTGCGCGCTGATCGAAAAGCACAAGGTCACGCACCTGAAGGTCGTGCCCGCGCTGCTGATCCGCCTGATCAACGACCCGGCGGTCGAGGACCATCGGCTCGACAGCCTGAAAGTGATCCAGAGCGGCGGCCAGCGCATGCAGCCCGAGGTGCGCGCCAAGACGCGTGCGCTGATCCCCGGCGTGTTCGTGCAGGAGAACTTCGGCATGTCCGAAGGCACGCTGATGTTCGTGCGCGCCAGCGACCCCGAAGAGGTCAAGCTGGAAACCTGCGGTCGCCCGGTGTGCGAGGACGACGAGGTGCTTCTGCTCGACGACGAAGGCAACCCCGTGCCCGACGGCGAGGTGGGCGAGTTCACCGTGCGCGGGCCGTACACGCTGCGCGGCTACTACGGCGTGCCCGAGTACAACGCGCGCCAGTTCACGCCCGAGGGCTTCTACCGCTCCGGCGACCTGATGCGCAAGCACCCGAGCGGCAACTACATCGTCGAGGGCCGCAAGAAGGACCTGATCAACCGCGGCGGCGAAAAGATCAGCGCCGAAGAGGTGGAGAACCTGATCCTCATGCACCCCGCGGTGCAGAACGTGGCCTGCGTGCCCATGCCCGACCCGGCCATGGGCGAAAAGATGTGCGCCTTCGTGATCCTCAAGCCGGGCAAGGCCCTGCACCTCAAGGAACTGGTGGGCTTCCTGCTGACCAAGGAGATCGCCAAGTTCAAGCTGCCCGAGCGGCTGGAGGTCTTGCCCGACTTCCCGGTCTCCACCTTCGGCAAGGTGTCCAAGAAAGCGCTGGGCGAACTGGTCGCCCAGAAGCTGCAGGCCGAACAAACTGCCGCAGCTTCCGCCGCCACCGCCCACTGA
- a CDS encoding SDR family NAD(P)-dependent oxidoreductase, whose amino-acid sequence MTTRKKALVTGGGTGIGRSAVLALAAAGFDVAINYASSAKAAQAVAEEAQALGAQTLLLQCDVSDDAAVRQMLAKVGEAFGHLDALINNAGTTATWKVKDLESLDMDAWDRTFAVNVRGNFQVSRAAVALLRKSKEQGGEPSIVNTASIVGLRPGPQPPPYAASKAAVVSLTKMMAWNLGPDIRVNAVAPGWMEGDWMERMLGDKYDALMGARAKATPLKRCVTADDVAEVMLNLITGMRFVTGEVVVIDGGFTSST is encoded by the coding sequence ATGACCACCCGCAAAAAGGCCCTCGTCACCGGCGGCGGCACCGGCATCGGCCGCAGCGCCGTGCTGGCCCTCGCGGCCGCCGGTTTTGACGTCGCCATCAACTACGCATCGAGCGCCAAGGCCGCGCAGGCCGTGGCAGAAGAAGCCCAGGCCCTGGGCGCCCAAACCCTGCTGCTGCAGTGCGACGTGAGCGACGACGCGGCGGTGCGCCAGATGCTGGCGAAGGTGGGCGAGGCCTTCGGTCACCTCGACGCGCTGATCAACAACGCCGGCACCACCGCGACCTGGAAGGTCAAGGACCTGGAGAGCCTGGACATGGACGCCTGGGACCGCACCTTCGCGGTCAACGTGCGCGGCAACTTCCAGGTGAGCCGTGCGGCCGTGGCGCTGCTGAGGAAAAGCAAGGAACAGGGCGGTGAGCCGTCCATCGTCAACACCGCGAGCATCGTGGGCCTGCGCCCCGGCCCGCAGCCGCCACCGTACGCCGCCAGCAAGGCCGCCGTGGTGAGCCTGACCAAGATGATGGCCTGGAACCTGGGGCCGGACATCCGCGTGAACGCCGTCGCCCCCGGCTGGATGGAGGGCGACTGGATGGAACGCATGTTGGGCGACAAGTACGACGCGCTCATGGGTGCCCGCGCCAAGGCCACGCCGCTCAAGCGCTGCGTGACCGCCGACGACGTGGCCGAGGTGATGCTGAACCTCATCACCGGCATGCGCTTCGTCACGGGTGAGGTCGTCGTCATCGACGGCGGTTTCACCAGTTCAACCTGA
- a CDS encoding Bug family tripartite tricarboxylate transporter substrate binding protein, translated as MTLISKRGVLQAALSLLALASTQAMAQAWPSKPVRLIVPAGAGAAPDVIARIVGEKLAAAWGQGVIVDNKPGAGGIPGMSALARSAPDGYTIGFVPAAMGTITPLVFKNPQFNPDTDLTSAATVGISPLMLAVPSSSGIQSVADLAKHAKAHPGKVNFAAPQLNSLPHLAGEMVSKAGAMGLFTVPFRAPPEAVTAVLSGDATLTVDGVPGLLQHVKSGRLRAIGVTSAKRLPGIDVPAVAETYPGYEAIGWFQIIVPAGTPAAIVERINADVNRITASPEVTARLGDMGVYPRQDSVAGAHEFFVQQQGAMKRLVNELGVQAQ; from the coding sequence ATGACCCTGATTTCCAAGCGCGGCGTTCTGCAGGCCGCCCTCTCCCTGCTTGCGCTGGCCAGCACCCAGGCCATGGCCCAGGCCTGGCCCAGCAAGCCGGTGCGTTTGATCGTGCCGGCCGGTGCCGGCGCCGCGCCCGACGTGATCGCCCGCATCGTGGGCGAGAAGCTGGCCGCCGCCTGGGGCCAGGGCGTGATCGTGGACAACAAGCCCGGCGCGGGCGGCATCCCCGGCATGTCGGCGCTGGCTCGCTCGGCCCCGGACGGCTACACCATCGGCTTCGTGCCCGCAGCCATGGGCACCATCACGCCGCTGGTGTTCAAGAACCCCCAGTTCAACCCCGACACCGACCTCACCTCGGCCGCCACGGTGGGCATCAGCCCGCTGATGCTCGCGGTACCGTCGAGCAGCGGCATCCAGTCGGTGGCCGATCTGGCGAAGCACGCCAAGGCCCACCCCGGCAAGGTGAACTTCGCGGCACCGCAGCTCAATTCGCTCCCCCACCTGGCCGGTGAAATGGTCAGCAAGGCGGGCGCGATGGGCCTGTTCACCGTCCCCTTCCGCGCGCCGCCCGAGGCCGTGACGGCGGTGTTGTCGGGCGACGCGACGCTCACCGTGGACGGCGTGCCCGGCCTGCTGCAGCACGTGAAGTCGGGCCGGCTGCGCGCCATCGGGGTGACATCGGCCAAGCGCCTGCCGGGCATCGACGTGCCGGCCGTGGCCGAGACCTACCCGGGCTACGAGGCCATCGGCTGGTTCCAGATCATCGTGCCCGCCGGCACGCCGGCCGCCATCGTCGAGCGCATCAACGCCGACGTGAACCGCATCACCGCCTCGCCCGAGGTGACCGCCCGCCTGGGCGACATGGGCGTGTACCCGCGCCAGGACAGCGTGGCCGGCGCGCACGAGTTTTTCGTGCAGCAGCAGGGCGCGATGAAGCGCCTGGTGAACGAGCTCGGCGTGCAAGCGCAGTAA
- a CDS encoding LysR family transcriptional regulator, whose protein sequence is MKLDQLQHLMAIVEHGSLRSAAKRLDVPQPALTRSVRALERELGVSLFARQTTGMVLTAEGVRFHRRACVITSEARRAREEVQQPGPNYEGTVSVALSIMPHLGMLPDALPVFRRTYPKVKLNLTESLMPAVEGALRDGSVDFYLGAAPWLKPAPGLALQHLCDNTRVVVCRKGHPLARVRSLKALAGAEWATTTIDHNAEEDLARLFASHGQAAPRVMLSAHSALSVEVALVQTDLLAMLPKQWMSFAMTRDLLDVIPVRERLPAPAIVLVRRPDLPLSPPSEFFCDVLLRGLPRG, encoded by the coding sequence ATGAAACTCGACCAGTTGCAGCACCTGATGGCCATCGTCGAACACGGCAGCCTGCGCTCGGCGGCCAAGCGGCTGGACGTGCCGCAGCCCGCGCTGACGCGCAGCGTGCGGGCGCTGGAGAGGGAGCTGGGGGTGAGCCTGTTTGCGCGCCAGACCACGGGCATGGTGCTGACCGCCGAAGGGGTGCGCTTTCACCGGCGGGCCTGCGTGATCACCAGCGAGGCGCGGCGCGCGCGCGAGGAGGTGCAGCAGCCCGGGCCCAACTACGAGGGCACGGTCTCGGTGGCGCTGTCCATCATGCCGCACCTGGGCATGCTGCCCGACGCGCTGCCGGTGTTCCGCCGCACCTACCCCAAGGTGAAGCTCAACCTCACCGAGAGCCTGATGCCGGCGGTGGAAGGCGCGCTGCGCGACGGCAGCGTGGACTTCTACCTGGGCGCCGCGCCCTGGCTGAAACCCGCGCCGGGGCTGGCGCTGCAGCACCTGTGCGACAACACTCGCGTGGTCGTCTGCCGCAAGGGGCATCCGCTGGCGCGGGTGCGCAGCCTCAAGGCGCTGGCGGGCGCCGAGTGGGCGACCACCACCATCGACCACAACGCCGAAGAAGACCTGGCGCGGCTGTTTGCTTCCCACGGGCAGGCCGCGCCGCGCGTGATGTTGAGCGCGCACTCGGCGCTGTCGGTCGAGGTGGCGCTGGTGCAGACCGACCTGCTCGCCATGCTGCCCAAACAGTGGATGAGCTTTGCCATGACGCGCGACCTGCTGGACGTGATTCCCGTGCGCGAGCGCCTGCCCGCGCCGGCCATTGTGTTGGTGCGCCGGCCGGATTTGCCGTTGTCGCCGCCTTCGGAGTTCTTCTGCGACGTGCTGCTGCGCGGCCTGCCGCGCGGCTGA
- a CDS encoding alpha/beta hydrolase, giving the protein MTTPPPHDPMPPALIAALAALGPAATPPGVQALYAPWLAEQPRDGLRCRPDLPYGGHPRHRFDVYLPAGPAPEGAPLLVFFHGGGFLRGDKQDRANIGWWGARQGLVTVLANYRLAPEARWPSGPEDVAAVWLALQALAPTWGADPGRVVLVGESAGAAHVAAATLMRRFQPPGWRIAGAALLSGPYHARLEGLAREALHIPSPDPRNEAYFGPDTATWDEASVVEQIDAAPFPLLVAAAERDLLQMQVQAGELFARLVGQHGFQPALHWWRHHNHFSPGASIGTADTTVSGPLGDFIRRAVAR; this is encoded by the coding sequence ATGACCACCCCGCCGCCCCACGACCCCATGCCCCCGGCCCTGATCGCCGCGCTCGCCGCCCTGGGCCCGGCCGCCACCCCGCCGGGCGTGCAGGCCCTGTACGCCCCCTGGCTCGCCGAACAGCCACGCGACGGCCTGCGCTGCCGGCCAGATCTGCCCTACGGCGGGCACCCGCGCCACCGCTTCGACGTCTACCTGCCGGCTGGGCCGGCACCCGAAGGGGCGCCCCTGCTGGTGTTTTTTCACGGCGGCGGTTTCCTGCGCGGCGACAAACAGGACCGGGCCAACATCGGCTGGTGGGGCGCCAGGCAGGGCCTGGTCACGGTGCTCGCCAACTACCGGCTCGCGCCCGAAGCCCGCTGGCCGAGCGGGCCCGAGGACGTGGCGGCCGTCTGGTTGGCCCTGCAGGCGCTGGCGCCGACCTGGGGCGCCGATCCCGGGCGTGTGGTCCTGGTGGGTGAATCGGCGGGTGCGGCGCACGTGGCCGCGGCCACTTTGATGCGCCGTTTCCAGCCGCCGGGCTGGCGCATCGCCGGCGCCGCCCTGCTCTCCGGCCCTTACCACGCACGGCTCGAAGGGCTCGCACGCGAGGCGCTGCACATCCCCTCGCCCGACCCGCGCAACGAGGCCTATTTCGGCCCCGACACCGCCACCTGGGACGAGGCCAGCGTCGTGGAGCAGATCGACGCAGCGCCCTTCCCGCTGCTGGTCGCCGCCGCCGAACGCGACCTGTTGCAGATGCAGGTGCAGGCCGGCGAGCTGTTCGCGCGGCTGGTGGGGCAACACGGCTTCCAGCCCGCGCTGCACTGGTGGCGGCACCACAACCACTTCTCGCCCGGCGCCTCCATCGGCACCGCCGACACCACGGTGAGCGGACCGCTGGGCGACTTCATCCGGCGCGCCGTGGCGCGCTGA
- a CDS encoding LysE family transporter encodes MELNVWLAYFAAAWVIALSPGSGAVLSMTHGLAYGVRRTGATIVGLQLGLMVILLVAGVGVGALLMASATAFTVVKVVGAAYLIWLGWRQWVSPVDPAPAAPSGLTQAAAPAARDSAGPSVRERVLLGFFTNVTNPKGIVFMVAVLPQFIDPARSLGLQLLILLVTTVFTDVLVMHGYAFLASRAQRWLATAKARRAQNRVFGGVLMAMGASLFMVKRAVA; translated from the coding sequence GTGGAACTGAACGTCTGGTTGGCCTATTTCGCGGCGGCCTGGGTGATCGCGCTGTCGCCCGGCTCGGGCGCGGTGCTGTCGATGACGCACGGCCTGGCCTATGGCGTGCGCCGCACGGGGGCCACCATCGTGGGCCTGCAGCTGGGGCTGATGGTGATCCTGCTGGTGGCCGGGGTGGGCGTGGGGGCGCTGCTGATGGCCTCGGCCACCGCCTTCACGGTGGTCAAGGTGGTGGGCGCGGCCTACCTGATCTGGCTGGGCTGGCGGCAGTGGGTGTCGCCGGTGGACCCGGCGCCCGCTGCGCCGTCCGGGTTGACCCAGGCAGCCGCGCCAGCGGCCCGCGACAGCGCCGGCCCCAGCGTCCGCGAGCGCGTGTTGCTCGGCTTTTTCACCAACGTGACCAACCCCAAAGGCATCGTCTTCATGGTCGCGGTGCTGCCGCAGTTCATCGACCCCGCGCGCAGCCTGGGGCTGCAGCTGCTGATCCTGCTGGTGACCACGGTGTTCACCGACGTGCTGGTGATGCACGGTTACGCGTTCCTCGCCTCGCGCGCGCAGCGCTGGCTGGCGACCGCCAAGGCGCGCCGCGCGCAGAACCGCGTGTTCGGCGGCGTGCTCATGGCCATGGGCGCGAGCCTGTTCATGGTCAAAAGAGCCGTGGCCTGA
- a CDS encoding YbaK/EbsC family protein, which yields MNEPVLNPPERSAGVQRVTDALAALGHPHAPVMLSDAARTAQQAADALGVALGQIAKSIIFRRKTDDVAVLVITSGDLRVDEKKVQAIVCAEGGKLGRADADFVKDKTGFSIGGVSPLAHATPPVTLIDDQLFRFDVIWAAAGHPHGVFRLTPHDLQHLTGAPVHDVTVPAMP from the coding sequence ATGAACGAACCCGTCTTGAACCCCCCCGAACGATCCGCCGGCGTGCAGCGCGTCACCGACGCCCTGGCCGCGCTCGGCCACCCGCACGCGCCCGTGATGCTGAGTGACGCCGCGCGCACCGCGCAGCAGGCGGCCGATGCCCTGGGCGTGGCGCTGGGCCAGATCGCCAAGAGCATCATCTTCCGCCGCAAGACGGACGACGTGGCCGTGCTCGTCATCACCTCGGGCGACCTGCGCGTGGACGAGAAGAAGGTGCAGGCCATCGTCTGCGCCGAGGGGGGCAAGCTGGGTCGGGCCGACGCTGATTTCGTGAAAGACAAGACCGGCTTCTCCATCGGCGGTGTCTCGCCGCTGGCGCACGCCACGCCGCCCGTGACGCTGATCGACGACCAGCTGTTCCGCTTCGACGTGATCTGGGCGGCGGCGGGCCATCCGCACGGGGTGTTCCGCCTCACGCCCCACGACCTGCAACACCTCACCGGCGCGCCCGTGCACGACGTGACCGTGCCCGCCATGCCCTGA
- a CDS encoding DUF1289 domain-containing protein has product MFLKKLFARTPAPVPRVLPLINLEDARARHVDPEVPSPCISVCQMNPATDLCSGCYRTVDEIAAWSGLDDPERLVVWERIEARQQPQV; this is encoded by the coding sequence ATGTTCCTCAAGAAGCTGTTTGCCCGAACCCCGGCGCCCGTGCCCCGGGTGCTGCCCCTGATCAACCTCGAGGACGCGCGCGCGCGCCACGTGGACCCCGAGGTGCCGTCGCCCTGCATCTCGGTGTGCCAGATGAACCCCGCCACCGACCTCTGCAGCGGCTGCTACCGCACGGTGGACGAGATCGCGGCCTGGAGCGGGCTGGACGATCCGGAGCGGCTCGTCGTGTGGGAGCGCATCGAGGCGCGGCAGCAGCCCCAGGTGTGA
- a CDS encoding 2-hydroxychromene-2-carboxylate isomerase, with translation MHELTFFYDPISPYAHLAFERLPQALMGLSVHVRYRPVLFAALLKAHGQLGPAEIPGKREWTYRQMAWLAHQQGVRLDMPAAHPFNPLSLLRLGLCTATDDAPGDTNRYVTGLLFQHVWHGGLDATDPARLAALQARLQDHMAERQKPWHAPDSDTVKQRLRDNTEAALAAGLFGVPSIVVNGRVFWGQDALPMLRACLDGDPWFQSGAWEAADQLPAGVRRG, from the coding sequence CTGCACGAGCTGACCTTTTTCTACGACCCGATTTCGCCCTACGCGCACCTGGCGTTCGAGAGGTTGCCGCAGGCGCTCATGGGCCTGAGCGTGCACGTGCGCTACCGGCCTGTGCTGTTCGCCGCACTGCTGAAGGCACACGGGCAGCTCGGCCCGGCCGAGATCCCGGGCAAGCGCGAATGGACCTACCGGCAGATGGCCTGGCTCGCTCACCAACAGGGCGTAAGGCTCGACATGCCGGCGGCCCACCCGTTCAACCCGCTCTCGCTGTTGCGGCTGGGGTTGTGCACCGCCACCGACGACGCGCCCGGTGACACCAACCGCTACGTGACCGGGCTGCTGTTCCAGCACGTGTGGCACGGCGGGCTGGACGCCACCGACCCCGCGCGCCTGGCCGCGCTGCAGGCCCGGCTGCAGGACCACATGGCCGAGCGGCAAAAGCCCTGGCACGCGCCCGACAGCGACACCGTGAAACAGCGGCTGCGCGACAACACCGAGGCCGCGCTCGCCGCCGGACTGTTCGGCGTGCCGTCGATCGTGGTGAACGGGCGCGTGTTCTGGGGGCAGGACGCCCTGCCCATGCTGCGTGCCTGCCTGGACGGCGACCCCTGGTTCCAGTCCGGCGCCTGGGAGGCGGCGGACCAGCTGCCGGCCGGGGTGCGCCGAGGTTGA
- a CDS encoding universal stress protein, whose amino-acid sequence MFKKILVPTDGSALAQSAATTAAQLAKSQGAEVIGVYVIDPFPYIGMGEASAAGLQSYLTESRNLAGQALDALGKVCAAEGVPFAGDTIERNVVYEGVIETAQAEGCDLIVMASHGRQGMKALILGSVAQKVLTHASVPVMIVKG is encoded by the coding sequence ATGTTCAAGAAAATCCTCGTTCCCACCGACGGTTCCGCGCTCGCGCAAAGCGCGGCCACCACCGCCGCCCAGCTGGCCAAAAGCCAGGGCGCTGAGGTGATCGGCGTCTATGTGATCGACCCCTTCCCCTACATCGGCATGGGCGAAGCATCGGCGGCCGGGCTTCAGTCTTACCTGACCGAGTCCCGCAACCTGGCGGGGCAGGCGCTCGACGCGCTGGGCAAGGTCTGCGCCGCCGAAGGCGTGCCCTTTGCTGGCGACACCATCGAGCGCAATGTGGTCTACGAAGGTGTGATCGAAACCGCCCAGGCCGAGGGTTGCGACCTGATCGTGATGGCTTCGCACGGTCGCCAGGGCATGAAAGCATTGATCCTGGGGAGCGTGGCTCAGAAGGTGCTGACCCACGCCAGTGTGCCGGTGATGATCGTCAAGGGGTGA